One genomic window of Canis lupus baileyi chromosome 24, mCanLup2.hap1, whole genome shotgun sequence includes the following:
- the ZAR1L gene encoding protein ZAR1-like isoform X4: MERLVRVPYGLYQGYGNTVPLGHPGLSEHEQPDWRRNTGPPNFLARPGLLVPANASHYCMDPYKRAQLKAILSQMNPSLSLQLYRANTREVGVQVSPRVDKSVQCSLGPRTLCSRSPWGSAGHKAPLTAWGVYSPVMGHRSLIQLQREGEDQERKALLHPTEASEQQQQQPPPMPRSEEDKQEEPHQHNELEEEDASSPRKEKSKQAQGVGGADLLRKPTFQFLEAKYGYFHCKDCKTRWESAYVWCISGTNKVYFKQLCCKCQKSFNPYRVEAIQCQIFVEILTDSSALLSSE, encoded by the exons ATGGAGCGTCTTGTCCGTGTTCCCTATGGCTTGTACCAGGGCTATGGGAATACAGTGCCTTTGGGTCATCCTGGACTCTCTGAACACGAACAGCCTGACTGGAGGCGAAATACTGGTCCCCCCAATTTCCTGGCCAGGCCTGGGTTGCTGGTGCCTGCCAATGCCTCTCACTACTGCATGGACCCTTACAAGAGGGCACAGCTTAAGGCCATTCTCTCTCAGATGAACCCCAGTCTGAGCTTGCAGCTTTATAGGGCCAACACCAGGGAAGTGGGTGTGCAAGTGAGCCCACGGGTAGACAAGTCTGTGCAGTGCTCGCTGGGGCCTCGCACCCTGTGCAGCCGCTCCCCTTGGGGCAGTGCAGGCCACAAGGCACCCCTGACAGCCTGGGGAGTCTATTCACCAGTCATGGGCCACAGGAGCTTGATTCAgctgcagagggaaggggaagaccAAGAGAGGAAGGCTCTTTTGCATCCCACTGAGGCcagtgagcagcagcagcagcagccaccacCAATGCCAAGGTCAGAAGAAGACAAGCAGGAGGAGCCTCACCAGCACAATGAGTTGGAGGAGGAAGACGCCTCAAGTCCTCGGAAAGAGAAGAGTAAGCAGGCACAGGGAGTTGGTGGAGCAGATCTGCTCAGGAAACCCACTTTCCAG TTTTTGGAAGCAAAATATGGCTATTTTCATTGTAAAGATTGTAAGACCAGATGGGAGAGTGCTTATGTGTGGTGCATTTCTGGAACTAATAAG GTTTATTTCAAACAACTATGTTGCAAATGCCAAAAGAGTTTTAACCCTTATCGAGTAGAAGCAATCCAATGTCAG
- the ZAR1L gene encoding protein ZAR1-like isoform X2 gives MERLVRVPYGLYQGYGNTVPLGHPGLSEHEQPDWRRNTGPPNFLARPGLLVPANASHYCMDPYKRAQLKAILSQMNPSLSLQLYRANTREVGVQVSPRVDKSVQCSLGPRTLCSRSPWGSAGHKAPLTAWGVYSPVMGHRSLIQLQREGEDQERKALLHPTEASEQQQQQPPPMPRSEEDKQEEPHQHNELEEEDASSPRKEKSKQAQGVGGADLLRKPTFQFLEAKYGYFHCKDCKTRWESAYVWCISGTNKVYFKQLCCKCQKSFNPYRVEAIQCQTCSKSCCSCPQKKRHIDLRRPHRQDLCGRCKDKRFSCGNTYSFKYIM, from the exons ATGGAGCGTCTTGTCCGTGTTCCCTATGGCTTGTACCAGGGCTATGGGAATACAGTGCCTTTGGGTCATCCTGGACTCTCTGAACACGAACAGCCTGACTGGAGGCGAAATACTGGTCCCCCCAATTTCCTGGCCAGGCCTGGGTTGCTGGTGCCTGCCAATGCCTCTCACTACTGCATGGACCCTTACAAGAGGGCACAGCTTAAGGCCATTCTCTCTCAGATGAACCCCAGTCTGAGCTTGCAGCTTTATAGGGCCAACACCAGGGAAGTGGGTGTGCAAGTGAGCCCACGGGTAGACAAGTCTGTGCAGTGCTCGCTGGGGCCTCGCACCCTGTGCAGCCGCTCCCCTTGGGGCAGTGCAGGCCACAAGGCACCCCTGACAGCCTGGGGAGTCTATTCACCAGTCATGGGCCACAGGAGCTTGATTCAgctgcagagggaaggggaagaccAAGAGAGGAAGGCTCTTTTGCATCCCACTGAGGCcagtgagcagcagcagcagcagccaccacCAATGCCAAGGTCAGAAGAAGACAAGCAGGAGGAGCCTCACCAGCACAATGAGTTGGAGGAGGAAGACGCCTCAAGTCCTCGGAAAGAGAAGAGTAAGCAGGCACAGGGAGTTGGTGGAGCAGATCTGCTCAGGAAACCCACTTTCCAG TTTTTGGAAGCAAAATATGGCTATTTTCATTGTAAAGATTGTAAGACCAGATGGGAGAGTGCTTATGTGTGGTGCATTTCTGGAACTAATAAG GTTTATTTCAAACAACTATGTTGCAAATGCCAAAAGAGTTTTAACCCTTATCGAGTAGAAGCAATCCAATGTCAG ACCTGTTCAAAGTCTTGTTGTTCCTGTCCtcaaaagaaaagacatattGATCTAAGGAGGCCTCATCGACAGGATCTGTGCGGTCGCTGCAAAGACAAGAGATTCTCCTGTGGCAATACTTACAGCTTTAAATACATCATGTGA
- the ZAR1L gene encoding protein ZAR1-like isoform X1: MERLVRVPYGLYQGYGNTVPLGHPGLSEHEQPDWRRNTGPPNFLARPGLLVPANASHYCMDPYKRAQLKAILSQMNPSLSLQLYRANTREVGVQVSPRVDKSVQCSLGPRTLCSRSPWGSAGHKAPLTAWGVYSPVMGHRSLIQLQREGEDQERKALLHPTEASEQQQQQPPPMPRSEEDKQEEPHQHNELEEEDASSPRKEKSKQAQGVGGADLLRKPTFQFLEAKYGYFHCKDCKTRWESAYVWCISGTNKVYFKQLCCKCQKSFNPYRVEAIQCQDSKEDEDMRNNGGGEKYFDLRIPFKALTGLFSVQTVPCFLKTCSKSCCSCPQKKRHIDLRRPHRQDLCGRCKDKRFSCGNTYSFKYIM; encoded by the exons ATGGAGCGTCTTGTCCGTGTTCCCTATGGCTTGTACCAGGGCTATGGGAATACAGTGCCTTTGGGTCATCCTGGACTCTCTGAACACGAACAGCCTGACTGGAGGCGAAATACTGGTCCCCCCAATTTCCTGGCCAGGCCTGGGTTGCTGGTGCCTGCCAATGCCTCTCACTACTGCATGGACCCTTACAAGAGGGCACAGCTTAAGGCCATTCTCTCTCAGATGAACCCCAGTCTGAGCTTGCAGCTTTATAGGGCCAACACCAGGGAAGTGGGTGTGCAAGTGAGCCCACGGGTAGACAAGTCTGTGCAGTGCTCGCTGGGGCCTCGCACCCTGTGCAGCCGCTCCCCTTGGGGCAGTGCAGGCCACAAGGCACCCCTGACAGCCTGGGGAGTCTATTCACCAGTCATGGGCCACAGGAGCTTGATTCAgctgcagagggaaggggaagaccAAGAGAGGAAGGCTCTTTTGCATCCCACTGAGGCcagtgagcagcagcagcagcagccaccacCAATGCCAAGGTCAGAAGAAGACAAGCAGGAGGAGCCTCACCAGCACAATGAGTTGGAGGAGGAAGACGCCTCAAGTCCTCGGAAAGAGAAGAGTAAGCAGGCACAGGGAGTTGGTGGAGCAGATCTGCTCAGGAAACCCACTTTCCAG TTTTTGGAAGCAAAATATGGCTATTTTCATTGTAAAGATTGTAAGACCAGATGGGAGAGTGCTTATGTGTGGTGCATTTCTGGAACTAATAAG GTTTATTTCAAACAACTATGTTGCAAATGCCAAAAGAGTTTTAACCCTTATCGAGTAGAAGCAATCCAATGTCAG GATTCAAAGGAGGATGAAGATATGAGGAATAATGGTGGTGGGGAGAAGTATTTTGATTTGAGGATTCCATTTAAAGCACTGACTGGATTATTTAGTGTCCAAACTGTTCCTTGTTTTCTAAAGACCTGTTCAAAGTCTTGTTGTTCCTGTCCtcaaaagaaaagacatattGATCTAAGGAGGCCTCATCGACAGGATCTGTGCGGTCGCTGCAAAGACAAGAGATTCTCCTGTGGCAATACTTACAGCTTTAAATACATCATGTGA
- the ZAR1L gene encoding protein ZAR1-like isoform X3: MERLVRVPYGLYQGYGNTVPLGHPGLSEHEQPDWRRNTGPPNFLARPGLLVPANASHYCMDPYKRAQLKAILSQMNPSLSLQLYRANTREVGVQVSPRVDKSVQCSLGPRTLCSRSPWGSAGHKAPLTAWGVYSPVMGHRSLIQLQREGEDQERKALLHPTEASEQQQQQPPPMPRSEEDKQEEPHQHNELEEEDASSPRKEKSKQAQGVGGADLLRKPTFQFLEAKYGYFHCKDCKTRWESAYVWCISGTNKVYFKQLCCKCQKSFNPYRVEAIQCQTVHGHHEWSVCLGDSSQKGYWKAKHLHILD; the protein is encoded by the exons ATGGAGCGTCTTGTCCGTGTTCCCTATGGCTTGTACCAGGGCTATGGGAATACAGTGCCTTTGGGTCATCCTGGACTCTCTGAACACGAACAGCCTGACTGGAGGCGAAATACTGGTCCCCCCAATTTCCTGGCCAGGCCTGGGTTGCTGGTGCCTGCCAATGCCTCTCACTACTGCATGGACCCTTACAAGAGGGCACAGCTTAAGGCCATTCTCTCTCAGATGAACCCCAGTCTGAGCTTGCAGCTTTATAGGGCCAACACCAGGGAAGTGGGTGTGCAAGTGAGCCCACGGGTAGACAAGTCTGTGCAGTGCTCGCTGGGGCCTCGCACCCTGTGCAGCCGCTCCCCTTGGGGCAGTGCAGGCCACAAGGCACCCCTGACAGCCTGGGGAGTCTATTCACCAGTCATGGGCCACAGGAGCTTGATTCAgctgcagagggaaggggaagaccAAGAGAGGAAGGCTCTTTTGCATCCCACTGAGGCcagtgagcagcagcagcagcagccaccacCAATGCCAAGGTCAGAAGAAGACAAGCAGGAGGAGCCTCACCAGCACAATGAGTTGGAGGAGGAAGACGCCTCAAGTCCTCGGAAAGAGAAGAGTAAGCAGGCACAGGGAGTTGGTGGAGCAGATCTGCTCAGGAAACCCACTTTCCAG TTTTTGGAAGCAAAATATGGCTATTTTCATTGTAAAGATTGTAAGACCAGATGGGAGAGTGCTTATGTGTGGTGCATTTCTGGAACTAATAAG GTTTATTTCAAACAACTATGTTGCAAATGCCAAAAGAGTTTTAACCCTTATCGAGTAGAAGCAATCCAATGTCAG